In Xiphias gladius isolate SHS-SW01 ecotype Sanya breed wild chromosome 16, ASM1685928v1, whole genome shotgun sequence, a genomic segment contains:
- the sik1 gene encoding serine/threonine-protein kinase SIK1 isoform X2, with protein sequence MVIMTENSRGAQSSPAQGRPLQVGFYEIIRTLGKGNFAVVKLAKHKVTKTQVAIKIIDKTRLNPSNLEKIYREVQIMKLLNHPHIIKLYQVMETKDMLYIVTEYAKNGEMFDHLTSNGRMSEDEARKKFWQILTAVDYCHRHHIVHRDLKTENLLLDANMNIKLADFGFGNFYNAGEPLSTWCGSPPYAAPEVFEGKEYEGPQLDIWSLGVVLYVLVCGSLPFDGPSLPALRQRVTEGRFRIPFFMSQDCENLIRKMLVVDPAKRISVAQIKQHRWMLADPTAAHQTLSHSFTEYNSNLGDYSEPVLGIMNTLGIDRQRTIESLQSSSYNHFSAIYYLLLERVREHRTQQLSRQCGTWSQRPRSTSDSTGPEVIRESTDSFRTTAFSIPAKNTPHVYSEMECDQGGLFQRVVFPVEASLNRLLWNRSISPNSLLETSISEEVRPRDLEEEEATQTLGPLLPPTTTSRRHTLAEVSAGFHQCNPPCIVVSPSDGASSDSCLKSSSSPTPTLQAAMGEVSTLLASGAEGGALLQAGAPLALSSHLLPQAQGSLPSASFQEGRRASDTSLTQGLKAFRQQLRKNTRTKGLLGLNKIKGLTRQVVPPPSCNRGSRGSLGPALSEHRSMLEEVLHQQSKHQLVYSTAPGNKPSRLPPLAAPHPPHPATPLRCPPWPPLLTFSRLVCTSASNPALTPTPASSSSPNLQHKAPSRSCPNQWCGAWTQPQAQIQTCRSWAWLGSSSSVAV encoded by the exons ATGGTGATCATGACAGAGAACAGCCGGGGGGCTCAGTCCAGCCCTGCCCAGGGAAGGCCGCTGCAGGTCGGCTTCTACGAGATCATCCGCACCCTGGGGAAAGGCAATTTTGCAGTGGTGAAACTGGCCAAACATAAAGTCACCAAAACACAG GTGGCCATAAAGATAATTGATAAGACCAGGCTGAATCCCTCAAACCTGGAAAAAATTTACAGAGAGGTGCAGATTATGAAGCTGCTGAACCACCCCCATATCATCAAACTGTACCAG gtcatggagaccaaagacatgCTGTACATCGTGACAGAGTATGCAAAGAACGGAGAGATGTTTG ACCACCTGACCTCAAATGGCCGTATGAGTGAAGATGAGGCACGAAAGAAGTTCTGGCAGATTCTTACAGCAGTGGACTACTGCCATCGACACCACATCGTTCACCGTGACCTAAAAACTGAGAACCTGTTGCTCGATGCCAACATGAATATCAAACTGGCTG ACTTTGGATTTGGAAACTTCTACAATGCAGGGGAGCCTCTGTCTACATGGTGCGGTAGCCCGCCTTATGCCGCGCCTGAAGTGTTTGAAGGGAAAGAGTATGAGGGGCCTCAGCTGGACATTTGG AGCCTCGGTGTGGTACTTTATGTTCTCGTCTGCGGCTCTCTTCCATTTGATGGCCCCAGCCTTCCTGCACTCAGACAGAGAGTCACAGAGGGACGATTCAGAATCCCATTCTTCATGTCCCAAG ACTGTGAAAACCTGATCCGTAAAATGCTGGTGGTGGACCCAGCCAAGAGAATCAGTGTGGCCCAGATCAAGCAGCATCGCTGGATGCTGGCAGACCCAACAGCTGCCCACCAGACTCTCAGCCATTCCTTCACAGAGTACAACTCAAACCTGGGCGACTACAGCGAACCTGTGCTGGGCATCATGAACACACTGGGCATCGACCGCCAGAGGACTATCGAG TctctgcagagcagcagctacAATCACTTCTCTGCCATCTACTATCTGCTGctggagagagtgagagagcatCGCACCCAGCAGCTGAGCCGCCAGTGTGGAACCTGGAGCCAGAGACCCAGGAGCACCTCCGACTCCACCGGCCCAGAG GTGATTAGGGAGTCCACCGACAGCTTTAGGACTACAGCATTTTCAATTCCAGCCAAAAATACTCCTCATGTGTACTCGGAGATGGAGTGTGATCAAGGTGGATTGTTCCAG CGTGTGGTGTTTCCAGTGGAGGCCAGCCTGAACAGACTGCTCTGGAATCGCTCCATTTCACCCAACAGCCTGCTGGAGACGAGCATCAGCGAAGAGGTGCGACCCAGagacctggaggaggaggaggcaacACAAACTCTCGGACCCCTGCTCCCTCCTACCACCACCTCCCGCAGACACACTCTGGCTGAGGTGTCCGCTGGTTTCCACCAGTGCAACCCTCCAT GTATCGTGGTCAGTCCCTCTGATGGTGCCTCTTCTGACAGCTGTCTGAAGTCCTCATCCAGTCCCACCCCCACTTTGCAGGCTGCTATGGGTGAGGTGTCAACGCTTCTGGCCTCTGGGGCTGAAGGTGGAGCTCTGCTGCAAGCTGGAGCTCCTCTGgccctctcctcccacctccttcCCCAGGCCCAGGGCAGCCTGCCGTCCGCCAGCTTCCAAGAGGGTCGTAGAGCCTCTGACACCTCCCTTACACAAG GCCTCAAAGCTTTCCGCCAGCagctgaggaaaaacacacGCACTAAAGGGCTTCTGGGATTAAATAAGATCAAGGGTCTGACGAGGCAGGTTGTCCCTCCACCCTCCTGTAACCGCGGAAGCCGAGGGTCACTGGGTCCAGCCCTCTCTGAGCACCGCAGCATGCTGGAGGAGGTGCTGCACCAGCAGAG CAAGCATCAGTTGGTCTACAGCACGGCCCCTGGCAACAAACCCTCGAGACTTCCTCCTCTGGctgctcctcatcctcctcatcctgctACTCCTCTTCGCTGTCCCCCGTGGCCTCCGCTGCTTACCTTCTCGAGGCTCGTCTGCACATCAGCCAGCAACCCCGCCCTCACCCCCACTCCAGCCTCCAGCAGCAGCCCCAATCTACAACACAAGGCACCTTCCCGTTCCTGTCCAAACCAGTGGTGTGGAGCTTGGACGCAGCCTCAAGCACAGATCCAGACGTGCAGGAGTTGGGCCTGGctgggcagcagcagctcagtaGCTGTGTGA
- the sik1 gene encoding serine/threonine-protein kinase SIK1 isoform X1 produces MVIMTENSRGAQSSPAQGRPLQVGFYEIIRTLGKGNFAVVKLAKHKVTKTQVAIKIIDKTRLNPSNLEKIYREVQIMKLLNHPHIIKLYQVMETKDMLYIVTEYAKNGEMFDHLTSNGRMSEDEARKKFWQILTAVDYCHRHHIVHRDLKTENLLLDANMNIKLADFGFGNFYNAGEPLSTWCGSPPYAAPEVFEGKEYEGPQLDIWSLGVVLYVLVCGSLPFDGPSLPALRQRVTEGRFRIPFFMSQDCENLIRKMLVVDPAKRISVAQIKQHRWMLADPTAAHQTLSHSFTEYNSNLGDYSEPVLGIMNTLGIDRQRTIESLQSSSYNHFSAIYYLLLERVREHRTQQLSRQCGTWSQRPRSTSDSTGPEVIRESTDSFRTTAFSIPAKNTPHVYSEMECDQGGLFQRVVFPVEASLNRLLWNRSISPNSLLETSISEEVRPRDLEEEEATQTLGPLLPPTTTSRRHTLAEVSAGFHQCNPPCIVVSPSDGASSDSCLKSSSSPTPTLQAAMGEVSTLLASGAEGGALLQAGAPLALSSHLLPQAQGSLPSASFQEGRRASDTSLTQGLKAFRQQLRKNTRTKGLLGLNKIKGLTRQVVPPPSCNRGSRGSLGPALSEHRSMLEEVLHQQRMLQIQHQLQPQVQAAQTGHTQNPLLFLAQQQAPSPPPTSVFAPSPMFDTPAPSALPLQQASVGLQHGPWQQTLETSSSGCSSSSSSCYSSSLSPVASAAYLLEARLHISQQPRPHPHSSLQQQPQSTTQGTFPFLSKPVVWSLDAASSTDPDVQELGLAGQQQLSSCVMVK; encoded by the exons ATGGTGATCATGACAGAGAACAGCCGGGGGGCTCAGTCCAGCCCTGCCCAGGGAAGGCCGCTGCAGGTCGGCTTCTACGAGATCATCCGCACCCTGGGGAAAGGCAATTTTGCAGTGGTGAAACTGGCCAAACATAAAGTCACCAAAACACAG GTGGCCATAAAGATAATTGATAAGACCAGGCTGAATCCCTCAAACCTGGAAAAAATTTACAGAGAGGTGCAGATTATGAAGCTGCTGAACCACCCCCATATCATCAAACTGTACCAG gtcatggagaccaaagacatgCTGTACATCGTGACAGAGTATGCAAAGAACGGAGAGATGTTTG ACCACCTGACCTCAAATGGCCGTATGAGTGAAGATGAGGCACGAAAGAAGTTCTGGCAGATTCTTACAGCAGTGGACTACTGCCATCGACACCACATCGTTCACCGTGACCTAAAAACTGAGAACCTGTTGCTCGATGCCAACATGAATATCAAACTGGCTG ACTTTGGATTTGGAAACTTCTACAATGCAGGGGAGCCTCTGTCTACATGGTGCGGTAGCCCGCCTTATGCCGCGCCTGAAGTGTTTGAAGGGAAAGAGTATGAGGGGCCTCAGCTGGACATTTGG AGCCTCGGTGTGGTACTTTATGTTCTCGTCTGCGGCTCTCTTCCATTTGATGGCCCCAGCCTTCCTGCACTCAGACAGAGAGTCACAGAGGGACGATTCAGAATCCCATTCTTCATGTCCCAAG ACTGTGAAAACCTGATCCGTAAAATGCTGGTGGTGGACCCAGCCAAGAGAATCAGTGTGGCCCAGATCAAGCAGCATCGCTGGATGCTGGCAGACCCAACAGCTGCCCACCAGACTCTCAGCCATTCCTTCACAGAGTACAACTCAAACCTGGGCGACTACAGCGAACCTGTGCTGGGCATCATGAACACACTGGGCATCGACCGCCAGAGGACTATCGAG TctctgcagagcagcagctacAATCACTTCTCTGCCATCTACTATCTGCTGctggagagagtgagagagcatCGCACCCAGCAGCTGAGCCGCCAGTGTGGAACCTGGAGCCAGAGACCCAGGAGCACCTCCGACTCCACCGGCCCAGAG GTGATTAGGGAGTCCACCGACAGCTTTAGGACTACAGCATTTTCAATTCCAGCCAAAAATACTCCTCATGTGTACTCGGAGATGGAGTGTGATCAAGGTGGATTGTTCCAG CGTGTGGTGTTTCCAGTGGAGGCCAGCCTGAACAGACTGCTCTGGAATCGCTCCATTTCACCCAACAGCCTGCTGGAGACGAGCATCAGCGAAGAGGTGCGACCCAGagacctggaggaggaggaggcaacACAAACTCTCGGACCCCTGCTCCCTCCTACCACCACCTCCCGCAGACACACTCTGGCTGAGGTGTCCGCTGGTTTCCACCAGTGCAACCCTCCAT GTATCGTGGTCAGTCCCTCTGATGGTGCCTCTTCTGACAGCTGTCTGAAGTCCTCATCCAGTCCCACCCCCACTTTGCAGGCTGCTATGGGTGAGGTGTCAACGCTTCTGGCCTCTGGGGCTGAAGGTGGAGCTCTGCTGCAAGCTGGAGCTCCTCTGgccctctcctcccacctccttcCCCAGGCCCAGGGCAGCCTGCCGTCCGCCAGCTTCCAAGAGGGTCGTAGAGCCTCTGACACCTCCCTTACACAAG GCCTCAAAGCTTTCCGCCAGCagctgaggaaaaacacacGCACTAAAGGGCTTCTGGGATTAAATAAGATCAAGGGTCTGACGAGGCAGGTTGTCCCTCCACCCTCCTGTAACCGCGGAAGCCGAGGGTCACTGGGTCCAGCCCTCTCTGAGCACCGCAGCATGCTGGAGGAGGTGCTGCACCAGCAGAG AATGCTGCAGATCCAGCACCAGCTTCAGCCTCAGGTCCAAGCAGCTCAGACAGGACATACCCAGAATCCCCTGCTCTTTCTGGCCCAGCAGCAGGCGCCCTCTCCTCCACCTACTTCTGTTTTTGCTCCCTCCCCCATGTTTGACACCCCCGCCCCCTCTGCCCTGCCTCTTCAGCAAGCATCAGTTGGTCTACAGCACGGCCCCTGGCAACAAACCCTCGAGACTTCCTCCTCTGGctgctcctcatcctcctcatcctgctACTCCTCTTCGCTGTCCCCCGTGGCCTCCGCTGCTTACCTTCTCGAGGCTCGTCTGCACATCAGCCAGCAACCCCGCCCTCACCCCCACTCCAGCCTCCAGCAGCAGCCCCAATCTACAACACAAGGCACCTTCCCGTTCCTGTCCAAACCAGTGGTGTGGAGCTTGGACGCAGCCTCAAGCACAGATCCAGACGTGCAGGAGTTGGGCCTGGctgggcagcagcagctcagtaGCTGTGTGATGGTGAAGTAA